A genome region from Scleropages formosus chromosome 6, fSclFor1.1, whole genome shotgun sequence includes the following:
- the LOC108923634 gene encoding PDZ and LIM domain protein 2-like isoform X1, giving the protein MSSLLLHRSLKHLTNFQGTSSDRDLTLVSLQTLGRFSVDHRQREQVTDCGHMMALSVNLTGPSPWGFRVSGGRDFKKPLTISKVTGGSKAELANLRPDDIILEINGESVSEMLNAEAQNKIRSSREQLQLLVFRLELLTSRQTNGINTPEPTANLCEELHANQDVEQSLNKQLVSNPVSQLLIACSSEPSVTAQGIVGLQSPTITKSIHPQSWSPVEKPSSPRVSKSISQEVSAFSGISYWTSTPLEGELGQSPTERDLSSPCGNRPLPICSSRDTAMQKLDQDSEVYKMLQENRESRAAPRQSTTFRLLQEELEAEEKGATMRFSGRPKASFTGIQHLHTCEKCGISIVTQAIRITEGRYRHPECYVCTQCGLSLDMRGHFWVEDELFCEKHAQERYRGPGRGFHATISPRH; this is encoded by the exons TCGGACGCTTCTCG GTGGATCATCGGCAAAGAGAGCAAGTGACGGACTGTGGTCACATGATGGCACTCTCGGTGAATCTGACTGGCCCATCTCCTTGGGGCTTCAGGGTGTCTGGTGGGAGGGACTTCAAAAAGCCCTTAACAATCTCCAAG GTAACTGGGGGCAGCAAGGCAGAACTGGCCAACCTGCGGCCTGATGACATTATCCTAGAGATTAACGGGgagagtgtgagtgagatgCTCAATGCAGAGGCGCAGAATAAGATCAGGAGCTCCAGagagcagctgcagctcctGGTGTTCAG GCTTGAGCTGCTGACCTCCAGACAGACAAATGGAATCAATACACCTGAGCCGACAGCCAACCTCTGTGAG gagctgcatgCAAACCAGGATGTGGAGCAGAGCCTCAACAAGCAGCTGGTCTCTAATCCAGTTTCCCAGTTGCTAATAGCTTGCTCCTCTGAGCCATCTGTCACCGCTCAGGGAATTGTGGGGTTGCAATCACCTACTATAACCAAGAG CATCCATCCTCaatcctggtctccagtggagaagccCTCCAGCCCCAGGGTCTCCAAGTCCATTTCACAG GAGGTCTCAGCCTTCAGTGGCATCTCTTATTGGACCTCCACCCCTTTGGAGGGTGAATTGGGCCAAAGTCCCACTGAAAGGGACCTATCATCTCCCTGTGGGAACAG ACCCCTGCCCATTTGTTCCAGTCGTGACACAGCCATGCAGAAGCTCGACCAAGACTCGGAGGTCTACAAGATGCTGCAAGAGAACAGGGAGTCACGTGCTGCACCACGACAGTCCACCACCTTCCGcctgctgcaggaggagctggaagctGAAGAGAAAG GGGCAACCATGCGGTTCTCAGGGCGGCCCAAGGCCTCCTTTACCGGGATACAACATCTCCACACTTGCGAGAAGTGTGGAATCAGCATTGT CACTCAGGCGATCCGCATCACAGAGGGTCGCTACCGTCACCCAGAGTGCTACGTGTGTACCCAGTGTGGTCTCAGCCTGGACATGCGTGGACATTTCTGGGTAGAAGATGAGTTGTTTTGTGAGAAGCATGCTCAGGAGAGATACCGTGGTCCAGGCAGAGGCTTTCATGCTACTATTTCACCCCGCCATTAG
- the LOC108923634 gene encoding PDZ and LIM domain protein 2-like isoform X2: protein MSSLLLHRSLKHLTNFQGTSSDRDLTLVSLQTLGRFSVDHRQREQVTDCGHMMALSVNLTGPSPWGFRVSGGRDFKKPLTISKVTGGSKAELANLRPDDIILEINGESVSEMLNAEAQNKIRSSREQLQLLVFRLELLTSRQTNGINTPEPTANLCEELHANQDVEQSLNKQLVSNPVSQLLIACSSEPSVTAQGIVGLQSPTITKSIHPQSWSPVEKPSSPRVSKSISQEVSAFSGISYWTSTPLEGELGQSPTERDLSSPCGNSRDTAMQKLDQDSEVYKMLQENRESRAAPRQSTTFRLLQEELEAEEKGATMRFSGRPKASFTGIQHLHTCEKCGISIVTQAIRITEGRYRHPECYVCTQCGLSLDMRGHFWVEDELFCEKHAQERYRGPGRGFHATISPRH, encoded by the exons TCGGACGCTTCTCG GTGGATCATCGGCAAAGAGAGCAAGTGACGGACTGTGGTCACATGATGGCACTCTCGGTGAATCTGACTGGCCCATCTCCTTGGGGCTTCAGGGTGTCTGGTGGGAGGGACTTCAAAAAGCCCTTAACAATCTCCAAG GTAACTGGGGGCAGCAAGGCAGAACTGGCCAACCTGCGGCCTGATGACATTATCCTAGAGATTAACGGGgagagtgtgagtgagatgCTCAATGCAGAGGCGCAGAATAAGATCAGGAGCTCCAGagagcagctgcagctcctGGTGTTCAG GCTTGAGCTGCTGACCTCCAGACAGACAAATGGAATCAATACACCTGAGCCGACAGCCAACCTCTGTGAG gagctgcatgCAAACCAGGATGTGGAGCAGAGCCTCAACAAGCAGCTGGTCTCTAATCCAGTTTCCCAGTTGCTAATAGCTTGCTCCTCTGAGCCATCTGTCACCGCTCAGGGAATTGTGGGGTTGCAATCACCTACTATAACCAAGAG CATCCATCCTCaatcctggtctccagtggagaagccCTCCAGCCCCAGGGTCTCCAAGTCCATTTCACAG GAGGTCTCAGCCTTCAGTGGCATCTCTTATTGGACCTCCACCCCTTTGGAGGGTGAATTGGGCCAAAGTCCCACTGAAAGGGACCTATCATCTCCCTGTGGGAACAG TCGTGACACAGCCATGCAGAAGCTCGACCAAGACTCGGAGGTCTACAAGATGCTGCAAGAGAACAGGGAGTCACGTGCTGCACCACGACAGTCCACCACCTTCCGcctgctgcaggaggagctggaagctGAAGAGAAAG GGGCAACCATGCGGTTCTCAGGGCGGCCCAAGGCCTCCTTTACCGGGATACAACATCTCCACACTTGCGAGAAGTGTGGAATCAGCATTGT CACTCAGGCGATCCGCATCACAGAGGGTCGCTACCGTCACCCAGAGTGCTACGTGTGTACCCAGTGTGGTCTCAGCCTGGACATGCGTGGACATTTCTGGGTAGAAGATGAGTTGTTTTGTGAGAAGCATGCTCAGGAGAGATACCGTGGTCCAGGCAGAGGCTTTCATGCTACTATTTCACCCCGCCATTAG
- the LOC108923634 gene encoding PDZ and LIM domain protein 2-like isoform X3: MMALSVNLTGPSPWGFRVSGGRDFKKPLTISKVTGGSKAELANLRPDDIILEINGESVSEMLNAEAQNKIRSSREQLQLLVFRLELLTSRQTNGINTPEPTANLCEELHANQDVEQSLNKQLVSNPVSQLLIACSSEPSVTAQGIVGLQSPTITKSIHPQSWSPVEKPSSPRVSKSISQEVSAFSGISYWTSTPLEGELGQSPTERDLSSPCGNRPLPICSSRDTAMQKLDQDSEVYKMLQENRESRAAPRQSTTFRLLQEELEAEEKGATMRFSGRPKASFTGIQHLHTCEKCGISIVTQAIRITEGRYRHPECYVCTQCGLSLDMRGHFWVEDELFCEKHAQERYRGPGRGFHATISPRH; encoded by the exons ATGATGGCACTCTCGGTGAATCTGACTGGCCCATCTCCTTGGGGCTTCAGGGTGTCTGGTGGGAGGGACTTCAAAAAGCCCTTAACAATCTCCAAG GTAACTGGGGGCAGCAAGGCAGAACTGGCCAACCTGCGGCCTGATGACATTATCCTAGAGATTAACGGGgagagtgtgagtgagatgCTCAATGCAGAGGCGCAGAATAAGATCAGGAGCTCCAGagagcagctgcagctcctGGTGTTCAG GCTTGAGCTGCTGACCTCCAGACAGACAAATGGAATCAATACACCTGAGCCGACAGCCAACCTCTGTGAG gagctgcatgCAAACCAGGATGTGGAGCAGAGCCTCAACAAGCAGCTGGTCTCTAATCCAGTTTCCCAGTTGCTAATAGCTTGCTCCTCTGAGCCATCTGTCACCGCTCAGGGAATTGTGGGGTTGCAATCACCTACTATAACCAAGAG CATCCATCCTCaatcctggtctccagtggagaagccCTCCAGCCCCAGGGTCTCCAAGTCCATTTCACAG GAGGTCTCAGCCTTCAGTGGCATCTCTTATTGGACCTCCACCCCTTTGGAGGGTGAATTGGGCCAAAGTCCCACTGAAAGGGACCTATCATCTCCCTGTGGGAACAG ACCCCTGCCCATTTGTTCCAGTCGTGACACAGCCATGCAGAAGCTCGACCAAGACTCGGAGGTCTACAAGATGCTGCAAGAGAACAGGGAGTCACGTGCTGCACCACGACAGTCCACCACCTTCCGcctgctgcaggaggagctggaagctGAAGAGAAAG GGGCAACCATGCGGTTCTCAGGGCGGCCCAAGGCCTCCTTTACCGGGATACAACATCTCCACACTTGCGAGAAGTGTGGAATCAGCATTGT CACTCAGGCGATCCGCATCACAGAGGGTCGCTACCGTCACCCAGAGTGCTACGTGTGTACCCAGTGTGGTCTCAGCCTGGACATGCGTGGACATTTCTGGGTAGAAGATGAGTTGTTTTGTGAGAAGCATGCTCAGGAGAGATACCGTGGTCCAGGCAGAGGCTTTCATGCTACTATTTCACCCCGCCATTAG
- the LOC108923634 gene encoding PDZ and LIM domain protein 2-like isoform X4 encodes MVCLCFVVCSSLCIPVCVPAQVTGGSKAELANLRPDDIILEINGESVSEMLNAEAQNKIRSSREQLQLLVFRLELLTSRQTNGINTPEPTANLCEELHANQDVEQSLNKQLVSNPVSQLLIACSSEPSVTAQGIVGLQSPTITKSIHPQSWSPVEKPSSPRVSKSISQEVSAFSGISYWTSTPLEGELGQSPTERDLSSPCGNRPLPICSSRDTAMQKLDQDSEVYKMLQENRESRAAPRQSTTFRLLQEELEAEEKGATMRFSGRPKASFTGIQHLHTCEKCGISIVTQAIRITEGRYRHPECYVCTQCGLSLDMRGHFWVEDELFCEKHAQERYRGPGRGFHATISPRH; translated from the exons ATGGTCTGTCTTTGCTTTGTTGTGTGTTCCTCCCTATGCATACCTGTCTGTGTACCTGCCCAGGTAACTGGGGGCAGCAAGGCAGAACTGGCCAACCTGCGGCCTGATGACATTATCCTAGAGATTAACGGGgagagtgtgagtgagatgCTCAATGCAGAGGCGCAGAATAAGATCAGGAGCTCCAGagagcagctgcagctcctGGTGTTCAG GCTTGAGCTGCTGACCTCCAGACAGACAAATGGAATCAATACACCTGAGCCGACAGCCAACCTCTGTGAG gagctgcatgCAAACCAGGATGTGGAGCAGAGCCTCAACAAGCAGCTGGTCTCTAATCCAGTTTCCCAGTTGCTAATAGCTTGCTCCTCTGAGCCATCTGTCACCGCTCAGGGAATTGTGGGGTTGCAATCACCTACTATAACCAAGAG CATCCATCCTCaatcctggtctccagtggagaagccCTCCAGCCCCAGGGTCTCCAAGTCCATTTCACAG GAGGTCTCAGCCTTCAGTGGCATCTCTTATTGGACCTCCACCCCTTTGGAGGGTGAATTGGGCCAAAGTCCCACTGAAAGGGACCTATCATCTCCCTGTGGGAACAG ACCCCTGCCCATTTGTTCCAGTCGTGACACAGCCATGCAGAAGCTCGACCAAGACTCGGAGGTCTACAAGATGCTGCAAGAGAACAGGGAGTCACGTGCTGCACCACGACAGTCCACCACCTTCCGcctgctgcaggaggagctggaagctGAAGAGAAAG GGGCAACCATGCGGTTCTCAGGGCGGCCCAAGGCCTCCTTTACCGGGATACAACATCTCCACACTTGCGAGAAGTGTGGAATCAGCATTGT CACTCAGGCGATCCGCATCACAGAGGGTCGCTACCGTCACCCAGAGTGCTACGTGTGTACCCAGTGTGGTCTCAGCCTGGACATGCGTGGACATTTCTGGGTAGAAGATGAGTTGTTTTGTGAGAAGCATGCTCAGGAGAGATACCGTGGTCCAGGCAGAGGCTTTCATGCTACTATTTCACCCCGCCATTAG
- the rab11fip1b gene encoding titin homolog isoform X1, which yields MSLANQSQQWYPTSVKVTVIQARNLRIKGRNGTNDAYAIMQVAKDRFSTIVTEKTVNPVWKEEATFDLPLFHHGNAERCTLCVQVMHRVQMGLDKMLGQVIVNLLDLEEDKDRNKTEWFKLLNKAGKQDKERGEVQLEIVFLRNNMTASMFDLSSQDKQRSRLGKLKDKLRGKKKESMSDSASAIVPSVTQNLTDSEEEGDTHPDTPSGDKKSKLKSLFTPKSNLHRNVSQSMSTLGYPSEWDTPSGGSEAPSVQVELPEGKKFAFLTHKPTGSSDKKTTQGTLSLLGQPKSGAEEQIKICINGSHVYTDQPESRPAHTGSALGLSGSMEDMHGGRIRKEKLKQEEQDKNRQEKVKQEHGEQERKRQEEEERIRLEKLKEKEQEKDRKEEEERMREKITQERKRKEEEEKLRQEKIRLEEEERKRKEEEERIRLEEQRRKEEERIRQEMQDRKMKEEQQKLREEKIRKEEQNRKEAEERIRKDKIRQEEQERKRKEEQEKLSQEKIREGEKMRQDEQERKRKEEQQKLRQEKIRLEEQERQRKEEEERITQEKLRWEEQERKREEQEKLNREKIRQEEEERMRQEKMREEEQERKRKEEEQRRKEEERIRQEMQDRKMKEEQQKLREEKIRKEEQNRKEGEERIRKDKIRQEEQERKRKEEQEKLSQEKIREGEKMRQDEQERKRKEEEQKLRQEKIRLEEQERQRKEEEERITQEKLRWEEQERKREEQEKLNREKIRQEKEERMRQEKMREEEQERKRQEEEEKIRQEAQRKENEEEKRIRKEKIRLEEQEQENQEEHERLKQKQKEKVRQEEKRQLERMREEEKKILSRKEDQSYLEEPKQRVKDIACNPFFEAQGSNPFEENSLETLPDDSNTGHMKVFAVKPSTTTLQSDLLANLSGSQCPPKPKAGLSESSVRHTDKKRRAPLPPLTGSHIPSLQALPGTLDLTFHHGGDCSKKAEIKNFHEGKRSAPQPPGCAPLRQNMQQEDKVNSIGISLQKSNIYFPIEYILKDVNMKENSADVAQKEVGLFDDPLITESDRLEVENSKKPLLKGKLEEPRKCIGVLLIPEISSDQPQELFPGKDLLNKDWKEKSEEDLTDERLASCDASARDGSDQFRMLENMASHEQKPSEMPKAMDTTADDCTSVLQDVLKKKRRAPQPLSLLQSESTKVKDHEITLAGTGNLVRKGMQEDKHDFGASSKFSLAKQTVGTFLSFSSPTSFLLTSPEPVKTDIDKEEHVPWPLSITSSDGRTLLHANVPSSMETQQITENRDDDITLVSKPCRPHPVKPLNASENQSLARRVALKPLEVLAGIPGKTKEMETRGNGPYSQLTQPELISMVVKQEAQIAEKNKKIQDLEDYIDNLLVRVMEEKPSILMAMNSPKKS from the exons ATGTCTttggcaaaccagagccaacAGTGGTACCCAACAAGCGTGAAGGTTACTGTCATCCAGGCAAGGAACCTACGGATCAAGGGCAGGAATGGCACCAACGATGCGTATGCCATCATGCAGGTGGCCAAGGATAGGTTCTCCACTATAGTGACTGAGAAGACTGTGAACCCAGTGTGGAAGGAGGAAGCCACCTTCGACCTGCCCCTCTTCCACCATGGTAATGCCGAGCGCTGCACCCTCTGCGTCCAGGTGATGCACCGCGTCCAAATGGGATTGGACAAGATGCTGGGCCAGGTGATCGTCAACCTGCTTGACCTGGAGGAGGACAAAGACCGCAATAAGACTGA ATGGTTCAAGCTGCTGAACAAGGCAGGGAAGCAGGACAAGGAAAGGGGTGAGGTGCagctggagattgtgttcctgAGGAACAACATGACAGCAAGCATGTTCGACCTCTCCTCACAAGACAAGCAGCGTTCGCGCTTGGGCAAGCTGAAGGATAAGCTCCGTGGCAAGAAGAAAGAGAGCATGTCGGACTCTGCCTCTGCCATTGTGCCTTCTGTCACTCAGAATTTGACAGACAGTGAGGAGGAGGGTGACACCCACCCAGATACTCCCAGTGGGGACAAGAAGTCAAAATTGAAATCACTTTTCACACCCAAGAGCAACTTGCACCGTAATGTCTCGCAGTCCATGTCTACACTGGGCTACCCCTCTGAGTGGGACACCCCCAGCGGAGGCAGTGAGGCCCCAAGTGTTCAAGTGGAGTTACCTGAAG GAAAAAAGTTTGCTTTCCTGACCCATAAGCCCACAGGAAGCTCAGACAAGAAGACCACTCAGGGGACTCTCTCACTGCTGGGCCAACCCAAGTCAGGAGCAGAAGAGCAGATCAAAATTTGCATTAATGGCAGTCATGTGTATACTGACCAGCCTGAGTCTAGGCCAGCCCACACTGGCTCTGCCCTTGGTCTCAGTGGCTCTATGGAGGACATGCATGGTGGCAGGATAAGGAAGGAGAAGCTtaagcaggaggagcaggataAAAATAGACAGGAGAAGGTGAAACAAGAACATGGAgaacaagaaaggaaaagacaggaagaagaagaaaggataAGACTGGAGAAACTTAAAGAGAAGGAACAAGAGAAGGAtaggaaggaggaagaggaaaggaTGAGAGAAAAGATTACacaagagaggaagaggaaggaggaagaggagaagttGAGGCAGGAGAAGAttaggctggaggaagaggagaggaagaggaaggaggaagaggagaggatCAGGCTAGAGGAACAGAGGAGAAAGGAAGAAGAGAGGATTAGACAGGAAATGCAAGACAGGAAGAtgaaggaggagcagcagaagtTAAGGGAGGAGAAGATTAGGAAAGAGGAACAGAACAGGAAGGAGGCTGAGGAGAGGAtcagaaaagacaaaattaGACAGGAGGAGcaagagaggaagagaaaagagGAACAGGAGAAGCTGAGTCAGGAGAAGATTAGGGAAGGGGAGAAGATGAGACAGGACGAGCaagagaggaaaaggaaggaGGAGCAGCAAAAGTTGAGGCAGGAGAAGATTAGGCTAGAGGAACAGGAGAGgcagaggaaggaggaagaggagaggatCACACAAGAGAAGCTTAGATGGGAGGaacaagagagaaagagagaagaacAGGAGAAGTTGAATCGGGAGAAGATTAggcaagaggaagaggagaggatgAGACAGGAGAAAATGAGAGAGGAAGAgcaagagaggaagaggaaggaggaggaacagaGGAGAAAGGAAGAAGAGAGGATTAGACAGGAAATGCAAGACAGGAAGAtgaaggaggagcagcagaagtTAAGGGAGGAGAAGATTAGGAAAGAGGAACAGAACAGGAAGGAGGGTGAGGAGAGGAtcagaaaagacaaaattaGACAGGAGGAGcaagagaggaagagaaaagagGAACAGGAGAAGCTGAGTCAGGAGAAGATTAGGGAAGGGGAGAAGATGAGACAGGACGAGCaagagaggaaaaggaaggaggaggagcaaaAGTTGAGGCAGGAGAAGATTAGGCTAGAGGAACAGGAGAGgcagaggaaggaggaagaggagaggatCACACAAGAGAAGCTTAGATGGGAGGaacaagagagaaagagagaagaacAGGAGAAGTTGAATCGGGAGAAGATTAGgcaagagaaagaggagaggatGAGACAGGAGAAAATGAGAGAGGAAGAGCAAGAGAGGAAGaggcaggaggaagaagagaagatACGGCAGGAGGCACAAAGGAAGGAGAATGAGGAAGAGAAGAGGATCAGAAAAGAGAAGATTAGACTGGAAGAACAAGAGCAAGAGAACCAAGAGGAACATGAAAGGCTGAAgcaaaagcaaaaggaaaaagtgagacaagaagaaaaaagacagtTGGAGAGGAtgagggaagaagaaaaaaagattttgtccAGGAAAGAGGATCAGAGTTATCTGGAAGAGCCTAAACAAAGGGTAAAAGACATTGCTTGTAACCCTTTCTTTGAGGCACAAGGTTCCAACCCCTTCGAAGAGAACTCTTTGGAGACTCTGCCAGATGATTCCAACACTGGCCACATGAAGGTGTTTGCTGTAAAACCCAG CACCACCACTCTGCAATCTGATTTGTTGGCCAACCTGTCAGGTTCTCAGTGTCCTCCTAAGCCCAAAGCAGGCCTTTCAGAGTCCTCTGTCCGGCACACAGACAAGAAGCGTCGAGCCCCTCTCCCACCTCTGACAGGGAGCCACATCCCCTCTTTGCAAGCACTTCCAGGAACACTTGATCTGACATTCCATCATGGAGGTGATTGCTCCAagaaagctgaaataaaaaatttccACGAAGGCAAACGGTCTGCTCCCCAGCCTCCTGGTTGCGCGCCACTGCGGCAGAACATGCAGCAAGAGGACAAAGTGAATTCCATAGGGATTTCACTGCAAAAGTCAAACATCTATTTTCCCATAGAGTATATCTTGAAAGATGTGAACATGAAGGAGAACAGTGCTGATGTAGCACAGAAGGAAGTAGGTCTTTTTGATGATCCTTTAATAACAGAAAGTGATCGATTGGAGGTAGAAAATAGCAAAAAACCTTTATTGAAAGGAAAACTGGAAGAACCTAGGAAGTGTATTGGAGTCCTGCTCATCCCTGAAATTTCATCGGACCAACCACAGGAGCTGTTCCCTGGCAAGGATTTGCTGAACAAAGACTGGAAAGAGAAGTCTGAAGAGGATCTCACTGATGAGAGACTGGCATCGTGTGATGCAAGTGCAAGAGATGGGAGTGATCAGTTCAGGATGCTAGAGAACATGGCCAGCCATGAGCAGAAGCCTTCAGAGATGCCCAAAGCAATGGACACAACTGCCGATGACTGTACCAGTGTACTGCAGGATGTCTTAAAGAAGAAGAGACGTGCTCCTCAACCACTGTCATTACTGCAGAGTGAGTCCACAAAGGTTAAAGACCATGAAATAACCTTAGCAGGCACAGGGAACCTGGTACGCAAAGGCATGCAAGAAGACAAGCATGATTTTGGAGCTAGCTCAAAATTTTCATTGGCAAAGCAGACTGTTGGCACTTTTTTATCTTTCTCTTCTCCTACATCCTTTTTGCTTACTTCACCTGAGCCTGTAAAGACAGACATCGACAAGGAAGAGCATGTCCCTTGGCCTCTGTCCATCACCTCCTCTGATGGGAGGACCTTACTCCATGCAAATGTTCCATCATCAATGGAGACACAGCAAATCACAGAAAATAGAGATGATGACATCACACTTGTCTCAAAGCCATGCAG